A stretch of Flexivirga aerilata DNA encodes these proteins:
- a CDS encoding AI-2E family transporter — protein MSTDPVPTVQPTAKATTTSPLGQPLGVLLGLAAATVVLLGLRQVSSVVGPVFLAFTLALTFRPLGAALRKRGLPDALANATTLIAPVLAILAIVAALALAIAQLTTELPRYRGKFDSLYADVQDLMVHFGFDRNALGDALTKIDPSTLVGFGQRLLSTFSSVGSVLLVLLLTLAFLTMGTPTVRRQWPAVQRTQPELADGLRDFSGRVRRYWVVSSIFGLIVAVLDVIALLIIGVPLALTWGVLSFVTNYIPNVGFVLGLVPPALLALLDGGVGPMIWVIVSYSVINFVLQSVVQPRYMGNAVGLNTTVTFVSLIIWSIFLGALGALLAVPLTLFVKSLFIDSRPEHHWLRAFVGS, from the coding sequence ATGTCGACCGACCCCGTGCCCACCGTCCAGCCCACCGCCAAGGCCACCACCACCTCGCCGCTCGGCCAGCCGCTCGGCGTGCTGCTCGGCCTCGCCGCGGCCACCGTCGTACTGCTCGGACTGCGCCAGGTCTCCTCGGTCGTCGGGCCGGTGTTCCTCGCCTTCACGCTCGCGCTCACCTTCCGGCCGCTCGGCGCCGCGCTGCGTAAACGCGGATTGCCGGACGCGCTCGCCAACGCGACCACGCTCATCGCACCGGTGCTGGCGATCCTCGCGATCGTCGCGGCACTCGCGCTCGCCATCGCGCAGCTGACCACCGAACTGCCGCGCTACCGGGGCAAATTCGACTCGCTGTATGCCGACGTGCAGGACCTCATGGTGCACTTCGGCTTCGACCGCAACGCTCTCGGCGACGCGCTCACCAAGATCGACCCCAGCACCCTCGTCGGTTTCGGCCAGCGGCTGCTGTCGACCTTCAGCAGCGTCGGCTCCGTGCTGCTCGTCCTGCTGCTGACGCTCGCCTTCCTCACGATGGGCACCCCGACCGTGCGGCGGCAGTGGCCGGCCGTGCAACGCACCCAGCCCGAACTCGCCGACGGACTGCGCGACTTCTCCGGCCGGGTCCGCCGCTACTGGGTGGTCAGCTCGATCTTCGGGCTGATCGTCGCGGTGCTCGACGTGATCGCCCTGCTGATCATCGGCGTGCCGCTCGCCCTCACCTGGGGCGTGCTGTCCTTCGTCACCAACTACATCCCCAACGTCGGCTTCGTGCTCGGCCTCGTGCCGCCGGCACTCCTCGCCCTGCTCGACGGTGGCGTCGGCCCGATGATCTGGGTGATCGTGTCCTACTCGGTGATCAACTTCGTGCTGCAATCGGTGGTCCAGCCCCGCTACATGGGCAACGCCGTCGGCCTCAACACGACCGTCACCTTCGTGTCGCTCATCATCTGGTCGATCTTCCTCGGCGCGCTCGGCGCCCTCCTCGCCGTGCCGCTGACGCTCTTCGTGAAGTCGCTCTTCATCGACAGCCGCCCGGAGCACCACTGGCTGCGAGCCTTCGTCGGCTCCTGA
- a CDS encoding DUF1345 domain-containing protein, which produces MASLRRPIAAPVRLVGSVVAGLVVGAVVAPLSTAALGVLSGIATMALTFVVWGSVVLWPMDPAATRDNAHREDFKPVVEELLVVAASLGGLVGIVILLVLGHSSEGATAAAVGLVGVFLTWGMLQLMYAARYAHIYYSTPGGGIDFNNDDPPCFKDFSYFSYNLGMTYQVSDTNVSTTALRAVVLRHCLLSYLFGTVILAATINLVAGIVSG; this is translated from the coding sequence ATGGCCAGTTTGCGGCGCCCCATCGCCGCGCCCGTCCGGCTCGTGGGTTCCGTCGTCGCCGGCCTGGTGGTCGGCGCCGTGGTGGCACCGCTCAGCACCGCCGCGCTCGGGGTGCTCAGCGGCATCGCGACGATGGCGCTCACCTTCGTGGTCTGGGGTTCGGTCGTGCTCTGGCCGATGGACCCGGCGGCGACCCGCGACAACGCGCACCGCGAGGATTTCAAACCGGTCGTGGAGGAGCTGCTCGTCGTCGCGGCGTCACTCGGCGGGCTCGTCGGCATCGTCATACTGCTCGTCCTCGGTCACTCCAGCGAGGGCGCGACCGCCGCCGCGGTCGGGCTGGTCGGCGTCTTCCTCACCTGGGGGATGCTCCAGCTGATGTATGCCGCGCGCTACGCGCACATCTACTACAGCACGCCCGGCGGCGGCATCGACTTCAACAACGACGACCCGCCGTGCTTCAAGGACTTCAGCTACTTCAGTTACAACCTCGGCATGACCTATCAGGTCTCCGACACCAACGTGTCGACCACCGCGCTGCGGGCGGTCGTGTTGCGGCACTGCCTGCTGTCCTACCTCTTCGGCACGGTGATCCTCGCCGCGACGATCAACCTCGTCGCGGGCATCGTGAGCGGTTGA
- a CDS encoding S53 family peptidase — protein MRKFPMIAALALTASAGAIGSLTPTATAAPTGGVHAAHSCATAKAGYAACDALHLVNANGQNVGSAGQIQPMAAAKGRKVRPAAISGKTPSDIQSAYKLSGLKSGGKTVAIVDAYGYPNAERDLGVYRSQFGLSSCTKANGCLTVMSQTGSTTSLPRTDVGWSQEQALDLDAVSAACPDCKIVLVQAKSASFADLGAAVNQAAKTAGVVAISNSYGGGDAPDSTYGSYYNHPGIAVTASTGDNGYQGASYPASSHYVTAVGGTSLTTASNARGWSESAWSGAGSGCSTANQAPAGQNSAVTHCTGRAMADVSAVADPNTGLAVYAPTSSTSSSWAQYGGTSLSSPLVASVYALSGNTAGYANTLPYSNPSALFDVTTGSNGTNQYWSQAGTGWDGPTGLGTPNGTAAF, from the coding sequence ATGCGCAAGTTCCCGATGATCGCCGCCCTGGCGCTGACCGCGTCGGCGGGTGCGATCGGCAGCCTGACCCCGACCGCGACTGCCGCTCCGACCGGAGGCGTGCACGCAGCGCATTCCTGTGCCACCGCCAAGGCGGGCTACGCCGCGTGCGACGCCCTGCACCTGGTCAACGCCAACGGTCAGAACGTCGGATCCGCCGGCCAGATCCAGCCGATGGCCGCGGCCAAGGGCCGGAAGGTGCGTCCGGCGGCCATCTCGGGCAAGACGCCGAGCGACATCCAGAGCGCCTACAAGCTGAGCGGTCTGAAGTCCGGCGGCAAGACGGTCGCGATCGTCGACGCCTACGGTTACCCGAACGCCGAGCGCGACCTCGGCGTCTATCGTTCGCAGTTCGGCCTGTCGTCCTGCACCAAGGCCAACGGCTGCCTCACGGTGATGAGCCAGACCGGCAGCACCACGAGCCTGCCCCGCACCGACGTCGGCTGGTCGCAGGAGCAGGCCCTCGACCTCGACGCGGTCTCCGCGGCCTGCCCGGACTGCAAGATCGTTCTGGTGCAGGCGAAGTCGGCGTCCTTCGCCGACCTCGGCGCTGCGGTCAACCAGGCTGCCAAGACTGCCGGCGTGGTCGCGATCTCCAACTCCTACGGCGGGGGCGACGCTCCCGACTCGACCTACGGCAGCTACTACAACCACCCGGGCATCGCGGTGACCGCCTCGACCGGCGACAACGGCTACCAGGGCGCGAGCTACCCGGCGTCGTCGCACTACGTGACCGCGGTCGGCGGCACCTCGCTCACGACGGCGTCCAACGCTCGCGGATGGAGCGAATCCGCTTGGAGCGGAGCGGGTTCGGGCTGCAGCACCGCCAACCAGGCACCCGCCGGCCAGAACTCGGCGGTGACCCACTGCACCGGCCGGGCGATGGCTGACGTCTCCGCGGTCGCCGACCCCAACACCGGCCTCGCGGTCTACGCGCCGACGTCCTCGACGTCATCCTCCTGGGCGCAGTATGGCGGCACCTCGCTGTCGTCGCCGCTGGTCGCGTCGGTCTACGCGCTGTCGGGCAACACCGCCGGCTACGCCAACACGCTGCCCTACTCCAACCCGTCCGCGCTCTTCGACGTGACGACGGGCAGCAACGGCACCAACCAGTACTGGTCGCAGGCCGGCACCGGCTGGGACGGCCCGACCGGGCTCGGCACCCCGAACGGCACCGCCGCGTTCTGA
- a CDS encoding 3-oxoacid CoA-transferase subunit B gives MTSPATTQIPSVVEHLDRGPLSMDEVAGVIARDMPAGAYANLGIGHPTKVADHLPAERGVVLHTENGMLGMGPRAVGDQVDPDLTNAGKVPVTALPGAAYFHHADSFAMMRGGHLDVCVLGAYQVSVRGDLANWHTGGPDDIPAVGGAMDLAIGAKQVWVMMTLFTKTGEPKIVAECSYPLTGVGCVSRVYSDHAVIEVGPDGARLRETWGVPAVELAQRLGIDPAAG, from the coding sequence ATGACGAGCCCAGCAACGACCCAGATCCCTTCTGTCGTCGAACATCTCGACCGCGGCCCACTCTCGATGGACGAGGTGGCGGGGGTCATCGCGCGGGACATGCCCGCGGGTGCTTACGCCAACCTGGGCATCGGTCACCCCACCAAGGTCGCCGACCACCTTCCCGCCGAGCGCGGGGTGGTGCTGCACACCGAGAACGGCATGCTCGGTATGGGCCCGCGAGCTGTCGGCGACCAGGTCGATCCCGACCTGACCAACGCCGGCAAGGTGCCGGTCACCGCGCTGCCCGGGGCCGCCTACTTCCACCACGCCGACTCGTTCGCGATGATGCGCGGCGGTCATCTGGACGTCTGCGTGCTCGGTGCCTATCAGGTCTCCGTGCGCGGCGACCTGGCCAACTGGCACACCGGGGGACCGGACGACATCCCGGCGGTCGGTGGAGCCATGGACCTCGCGATCGGTGCGAAGCAGGTCTGGGTGATGATGACGCTCTTCACCAAGACCGGCGAGCCGAAAATCGTTGCCGAATGCAGCTATCCGCTCACCGGGGTCGGATGCGTGAGCCGGGTCTACAGCGACCACGCGGTGATCGAGGTCGGCCCGGACGGCGCGCGGCTGCGTGAGACGTGGGGTGTGCCGGCGGTCGAGCTGGCGCAGCGACTCGGGATCGATCCGGCAGCGGGCTGA
- a CDS encoding 3-oxoacid CoA-transferase subunit A, which produces MTTTYDDVDEAVAGIEDGSTVLVGGFGLAGMPFDLIDGLIRQGATDLTIVSNNAGNGEVGLAALLKAGRVRKVICSFPRQADSYVFDELYRSGAVELEVVPQGNLAERMRAAGAGIGAFYSPTAVGTPLAEGKELRRIDGRDYLLEFPIKGDYALVSAYRADPMGNLVYRKTARNFGPVMATAATTTIVQVSETVPLGSLDPEAVVTPSIFVDRVVRVAARSYSVQGAR; this is translated from the coding sequence ATGACGACCACCTACGATGACGTCGACGAGGCGGTCGCCGGCATCGAGGACGGATCCACCGTGCTGGTCGGCGGATTCGGGCTCGCCGGGATGCCGTTCGACCTCATCGACGGGTTGATCCGCCAGGGCGCGACCGACCTGACGATCGTGTCCAACAACGCCGGCAACGGCGAGGTCGGCCTGGCCGCGCTGCTGAAGGCGGGTCGGGTGCGCAAGGTGATCTGCTCCTTCCCGCGGCAGGCCGACTCCTACGTCTTCGACGAGCTCTACCGGTCGGGCGCGGTGGAGCTGGAGGTCGTCCCGCAGGGCAACCTCGCCGAGCGCATGCGCGCCGCCGGGGCGGGGATCGGCGCGTTCTACTCACCGACCGCGGTCGGCACGCCGCTCGCCGAGGGCAAGGAGCTGCGCCGCATCGACGGGCGCGACTACCTGCTGGAGTTTCCGATCAAGGGCGACTACGCGCTGGTCTCGGCATACCGGGCCGACCCCATGGGCAATCTCGTCTATCGCAAGACCGCCCGCAACTTCGGGCCGGTCATGGCGACCGCCGCGACCACGACGATCGTGCAGGTGAGCGAGACCGTGCCGCTCGGCTCGCTCGACCCGGAGGCCGTCGTGACCCCGTCGATCTTCGTCGACCGGGTGGTGCGGGTCGCCGCCCGCAGCTACAGCGTGCAAGGAGCCAGGTGA
- a CDS encoding thiolase family protein: MSAYVYAASRTPFGKFGGALAGVRPDDLAALAIRSVLDKTPGLDRESIDDVVWGNANGAGEENRNVARMAALLAGLPVSVSGTTINRLCGSGLDAAMMGSRQIESGDADIVLTGGVESMTRAPWVLPKPNRGFPAGDATAVSTTLGWRLVNPAMPKEWTISLGEANEQLAEKFGVSRERQDEFAARSHRLAHEAWEAGFYDDLVAAVPGKEEPLLTRDEGIRPSTTVEKLAGLKTAFRGPDEGGTITAGNASPLNDGASAVLLGSEQAGQQLGLEPLARIVGRGAMALEPQLFGYAPVEAANRALARAGIGWDQVGAVELNEAFAVQSLVCVDAWPIDPEIVNTRGGAIAIGHPLGASGGRILGTLAKVLRQDNLRYGVAAICIGVGQGLAVVLENPAATA; encoded by the coding sequence ATGAGCGCTTATGTCTACGCCGCCAGCCGCACGCCGTTCGGGAAGTTCGGCGGGGCGTTGGCCGGTGTGCGGCCGGACGATCTCGCGGCCCTCGCCATACGGTCGGTGCTGGACAAGACGCCGGGCCTCGACCGTGAGTCGATCGACGACGTGGTGTGGGGCAACGCCAACGGTGCCGGCGAGGAAAACCGCAACGTCGCCCGTATGGCGGCGCTCCTCGCCGGGCTGCCGGTCTCGGTGTCCGGCACCACGATCAACCGGCTCTGCGGCTCCGGGCTGGACGCGGCGATGATGGGCAGCCGCCAGATCGAATCCGGCGACGCCGACATCGTGCTCACCGGCGGCGTCGAGTCGATGACGCGCGCGCCGTGGGTGCTGCCGAAGCCGAACCGCGGCTTTCCGGCCGGTGACGCCACGGCCGTGTCCACCACGCTCGGCTGGCGCCTGGTCAACCCGGCGATGCCGAAGGAGTGGACGATCAGCCTCGGTGAGGCCAATGAGCAGCTCGCCGAGAAGTTCGGGGTCTCCCGCGAGCGGCAGGACGAGTTCGCCGCCCGGTCGCACCGGCTCGCGCACGAGGCGTGGGAGGCTGGCTTCTACGACGACCTGGTCGCCGCGGTGCCTGGCAAGGAGGAGCCGCTCCTCACCCGCGACGAGGGCATCCGTCCGTCGACGACGGTGGAGAAGCTCGCCGGACTGAAGACGGCGTTCCGCGGCCCGGACGAGGGCGGCACGATCACCGCAGGCAACGCCTCCCCGCTCAACGACGGGGCGTCGGCGGTGCTGCTCGGCTCCGAGCAGGCCGGGCAGCAGCTCGGCCTCGAGCCGCTCGCGCGCATCGTCGGCCGCGGCGCAATGGCGTTGGAACCGCAGCTTTTCGGCTATGCACCCGTCGAGGCGGCCAACCGCGCGCTGGCACGCGCGGGCATCGGCTGGGACCAGGTCGGCGCGGTCGAGCTCAACGAGGCGTTCGCCGTGCAGTCGCTGGTCTGCGTCGACGCCTGGCCGATCGATCCGGAGATCGTCAACACCCGCGGCGGCGCCATCGCGATCGGCCACCCGCTCGGCGCCTCCGGCGGCCGCATCCTCGGCACGCTCGCGAAGGTGCTGCGGCAGGACAACCTGAGGTATGGCGTGGCGGCCATCTGCATCGGCGTCGGTCAGGGGCTGGCCGTCGTGCTGGAGAATCCGGCGGCGACGGCATGA
- a CDS encoding LysR substrate-binding domain-containing protein: MELRHLRYFVVVAEEQHFTRAAQRLHMAQPPLSQAIRQLEAELGVELLHRSTRHVGLTDAGRAYLAQAREILASVDTAADRARRVAAGLVGHLTISCVGSATYSLLPELSRRLDDALPGVDFSFRGELLAPDQARALGEGAIDIALTRPPITDLGVTTHLLRRDRLVVALPELHPLAARTQVTSRALRGVDLIVHSAGRRSVMYDVVLQVLRDAGVEPRIRHEVGETSTLITLVAGGLGAAIVPESVRALQLAGVVYRPLVRPAAHLDLVLAHRTDRHDAHLSRAVQVIRDATAATAH, translated from the coding sequence ATGGAGCTGCGTCACCTGCGCTACTTCGTGGTGGTCGCCGAGGAGCAGCACTTCACCCGCGCCGCCCAGCGGCTGCACATGGCGCAACCGCCGCTGTCGCAGGCGATCCGGCAGCTCGAGGCCGAGCTCGGTGTCGAGCTGTTGCACCGCAGCACCCGGCACGTGGGTCTCACCGATGCGGGGCGCGCCTACCTCGCGCAGGCCCGCGAGATCCTCGCCTCGGTCGACACCGCCGCCGATCGTGCCCGCCGGGTCGCGGCCGGCCTGGTCGGCCACCTGACGATCAGTTGCGTCGGCTCGGCCACCTATTCGCTGCTGCCGGAGCTGTCCCGCCGGCTCGACGACGCACTGCCCGGCGTCGACTTCTCCTTCCGCGGCGAGTTACTGGCCCCCGACCAGGCCCGCGCCCTCGGCGAGGGCGCGATCGACATCGCATTGACCCGACCGCCGATCACCGATCTCGGGGTGACGACGCACCTGCTGCGGCGCGACCGTCTGGTGGTGGCCCTGCCGGAGCTGCACCCGCTCGCGGCACGCACCCAGGTGACGAGCCGCGCGCTGCGAGGCGTCGACCTCATCGTGCACTCCGCCGGGCGCCGGTCGGTGATGTATGACGTGGTGCTCCAGGTGTTGCGCGACGCGGGCGTCGAGCCGCGCATCCGGCACGAGGTCGGCGAAACCTCGACGTTGATCACGCTCGTCGCCGGTGGCTTGGGTGCCGCGATCGTGCCCGAATCAGTCCGGGCACTCCAACTCGCCGGCGTGGTCTACCGCCCTCTGGTCCGCCCGGCCGCCCACCTCGACCTGGTCCTCGCCCACCGCACCGACCGCCACGACGCCCACCTCTCCCGCGCGGTGCAGGTCATCCGCGACGCCACGGCCGCCACCGCCCACTGA
- a CDS encoding helix-turn-helix transcriptional regulator, which yields MPEGTASDHGGSWDQVVVVENAHHADDRSVEALVSAALGSDRRRLVVLDWTQPAAGADAAVSGHYDEVLATGTRVIRLASLDADDVVALAEQAGALLPVAEVFALLQFTGGQARAIDELLRQSDASEWGMPQRSLRAPVRVSRVVAATLGELPPDARALVEAVAILEEADRRQPARAVHAVQVSEVTDPVTALDAALRSGLLTSLDADDVWIRLCDNMSRRAVLDQIGPAGRAARHERAAQVADDRAAALRHQWHATSLPDDGLADRLVDHAAETAKSGEWAATADLLVLAARATADPDRAGGRLIAAVDAMVGAGDVPRATRHLAELESLRETPLRNAVLGYLAVVRGRPGEATNRLGRAWALVNERRHPDEAAQIAGRQVLHSLAGCRASELVTWADRVVELGAPSSPAAIEARAIRGLGAAVLDGPEGALAEYGRLSASVPHGAVAQRMSMATGWLRLAADQPERAREELESAVPTDFLGGSLRISLWARAWLARAQFTTGDWSTALHTATTGIGLAERSGMTLLLPLLEWTRVQVLTLRGDWAAAEESLRGRSAGREYPIMRVPTALARAAFHEAQADYAAVVRALGVLREEWADEWVSSPGFWPWADVYANALVVTGDLDGADAFLTPHERRAAAAGHASTGARLAYARGRLLGQRGELDAARAEFERSIELLSPLPYPYDRARVHFAYGQTLRRAGRRGAADTVFSTAREGFSALGATTYVERCDRELAAGGVHATRPADRRFDALTPQEEAVATLVADGRSNKEVAAELFLSVKTVQYHLTRVYAKLGVRSRSQLAARWQRDPD from the coding sequence GTGCCCGAAGGCACTGCTTCGGACCACGGCGGTTCCTGGGACCAGGTCGTCGTCGTGGAGAACGCCCACCATGCAGATGACCGGTCGGTCGAGGCGTTGGTCAGCGCAGCCCTGGGCAGCGACCGCCGTCGGCTGGTCGTGCTCGACTGGACCCAACCCGCGGCGGGAGCAGACGCTGCGGTTTCCGGCCACTACGACGAAGTCCTCGCCACTGGCACCAGGGTGATCCGGCTGGCATCGCTGGACGCAGACGACGTCGTTGCTCTCGCCGAGCAGGCGGGTGCACTGTTGCCCGTCGCCGAGGTGTTCGCACTGCTGCAGTTCACCGGAGGGCAGGCACGCGCGATCGACGAATTGCTGCGCCAATCGGACGCTTCGGAGTGGGGCATGCCGCAGCGCTCCCTCCGCGCACCGGTCCGCGTCAGTCGCGTGGTGGCCGCAACGTTGGGCGAGCTGCCCCCAGACGCCCGTGCTCTCGTGGAAGCCGTAGCGATCCTCGAGGAGGCCGACCGTCGGCAGCCCGCTCGGGCCGTCCATGCGGTGCAGGTCAGCGAGGTCACCGATCCGGTGACCGCTCTCGACGCAGCGTTGCGAAGCGGACTTCTCACGTCGCTCGACGCCGATGACGTCTGGATCAGGCTGTGCGACAACATGTCTCGACGCGCCGTGCTGGACCAGATCGGCCCGGCAGGCCGAGCAGCCAGGCATGAGCGGGCTGCCCAGGTGGCCGACGATCGGGCGGCTGCCTTGCGGCACCAATGGCATGCCACATCCTTGCCGGACGATGGGTTGGCGGATCGACTCGTCGATCACGCAGCAGAGACCGCCAAGTCCGGCGAGTGGGCTGCTACCGCGGATCTACTCGTCCTCGCAGCGCGGGCGACAGCGGACCCCGACCGCGCCGGCGGTCGGCTCATCGCCGCAGTCGACGCGATGGTCGGCGCGGGCGATGTTCCGCGGGCCACCCGTCACCTCGCGGAGTTGGAGTCATTGCGTGAAACGCCTTTGCGCAATGCGGTGCTCGGCTACCTCGCGGTCGTGCGCGGTCGTCCCGGCGAGGCGACCAACCGGCTCGGTCGCGCCTGGGCCCTGGTCAACGAGCGCCGCCATCCCGATGAGGCGGCGCAGATCGCCGGACGGCAGGTCCTGCACAGCCTCGCGGGATGCCGCGCGTCGGAGTTGGTCACCTGGGCCGACCGAGTGGTCGAGTTGGGTGCTCCGTCGTCGCCTGCTGCGATCGAAGCTCGCGCCATACGTGGTCTGGGCGCGGCTGTGCTGGACGGTCCCGAGGGCGCGCTCGCCGAATACGGCCGGCTGTCGGCCAGCGTCCCCCATGGTGCCGTCGCCCAGCGGATGAGTATGGCGACCGGCTGGTTGCGGCTGGCCGCCGACCAGCCCGAGCGCGCCCGGGAGGAGCTCGAAAGTGCAGTGCCGACAGACTTTCTGGGCGGTTCGCTGCGCATCTCGCTCTGGGCCAGGGCCTGGCTCGCCCGGGCGCAGTTCACGACCGGTGACTGGTCGACGGCGCTGCATACGGCGACGACCGGCATCGGCCTCGCCGAGCGCAGCGGTATGACGCTGCTCCTCCCGCTGCTGGAGTGGACCCGGGTGCAGGTGCTCACACTGCGCGGTGACTGGGCAGCCGCGGAGGAGTCCCTGCGTGGCCGGTCGGCAGGCCGGGAGTATCCGATCATGCGGGTGCCGACGGCGCTTGCTCGAGCTGCTTTCCACGAGGCACAGGCCGACTACGCCGCGGTCGTGCGGGCGCTCGGCGTGCTGCGCGAGGAGTGGGCCGACGAGTGGGTGAGCAGCCCGGGCTTCTGGCCGTGGGCCGACGTCTATGCCAATGCGCTCGTGGTGACCGGCGATCTGGACGGCGCGGACGCATTTCTCACCCCGCACGAGCGACGCGCTGCTGCGGCCGGACACGCGTCGACCGGGGCGCGTCTCGCGTACGCGCGCGGCCGGCTGCTTGGTCAGCGTGGTGAGCTCGACGCGGCGCGCGCCGAGTTCGAGCGCAGCATCGAGTTGCTCAGCCCGCTGCCCTACCCGTACGACCGTGCCCGGGTGCACTTCGCCTACGGGCAGACGCTGCGTCGCGCTGGCCGCAGAGGCGCAGCCGACACGGTATTTTCGACTGCGCGAGAAGGGTTTTCGGCACTTGGTGCGACGACCTACGTCGAACGTTGCGATCGCGAACTCGCGGCCGGAGGTGTGCACGCGACGCGTCCGGCGGACCGCCGTTTCGACGCACTCACGCCTCAGGAGGAGGCGGTTGCGACGCTCGTCGCCGACGGCCGCAGCAACAAGGAGGTCGCCGCCGAGCTGTTCCTGTCGGTCAAGACCGTGCAGTATCACCTGACCCGCGTCTACGCGAAGCTCGGCGTGCGCTCCCGGTCGCAGCTCGCGGCCCGCTGGCAGCGCGACCCGGACTGA